ACATGAGATGTCTGCTGAGCACACACATAAAACAAGCTCACCTCTATATACATGTGGATTCTAACAGTGAAAGAGAAGTAACGACTTAAAAAGACTCGGGGTGTTGGTTTGAAAGTTCATGGCATGCTTAAACATGTTCAACAGTGAGCAACAAAGCTCTTACACTTCCTCTATTGACCCAAGAATCTCCTTCTCCAATGATTTTGTGGATGCACAACAAGCCATCAAGTATGAAAGCAGCTATAGAGAAGCACCGGTTTCCACAGATTTCGAGTTCTCGGTGAAAAACTACTCCATGATTCCTGCAGATGAAATCTTCTTCAAGGGCACGATGTTGCCTTTGAAGGATAACTGCACCAACAGCCAACTGCGAAAAATGACCTTACGAGATGAATTACTTGTCGATGATGAGTATAATGATGCCTTCCCAACACCAAAGAGTTCAGGCTGGTGGAAGGAGAAGCTGTGGTTAAAGAGGGGTCACTTTACACTTAAGAAAAGTGATAGGAACAGTGCGGTTTTGGATAGAGTTGTTGAAGAGAGGCCTGTTTTTGTTCATGAAGGAGGACTAACTAACAAGAGAACACAGGTGCGACAGAAttctgttcttcttctttctttctttctttcttttttccttttccttctgaTTTTTTGGTCATGTGAAGTTCGAGTTTGCCAATTTATACTGAAAAATGGTATCTGAAGTTAGGATTTGCAATAAGAACCAATTTGGCTACTTTACATGTTGCAGGAAGAGTTGATTGAAGGAGGGATAAGTTGCGAAGACAGTGAAATATAATGCTATCCACAACGAAAGAGGCAAATTTTTTCAAGGGAGGGAATCGTTGCTGTGATCCTACAAACTTGCAAtcttttgttttggttattttttgtaGCTTAACTTTTTTATTCGACTCAAAAACAGCAACACGTCTCCCTTGTTACCCCCcacccccccaccccccccggTGGAAAGAGTGGTATATGGCTGTTTTGCTATGTACAAATGTTTGCTGTTGAAGAACTTCCACTAAAACAAGTAGTATTTATAAATGTAACCATCGGATTATGATTTTCATTTACTAACATGAGCTGCGCTATTCATGTCCTATTCGTCAACTGGGTGTTAATGGAAGACACTTCTCCTCGATTTATTTACTGAGGGgttataaatttgattaaatcacacttttccttaatttatttactGGGCGGTTATAAATCTGATTTAGTAATTTACACAACGATAATTTTACCTGAATACATCACCGAATAAAAGATATAGCAAAGTGCTTTTCGGACAAAACGCATGCATGGTGCTTTTCAGGCATTTGATGGCAAGTGTTGAATAGTCTTCTTGGCGAGACTTGTCTTCATGATTTGAGGTTACATGAAAGTTCGTCAATACACAGAGTAGGACTTGATGTATTTTGCTCAACTCGCCACTTGAACGATGAGACATTTTGATGGTAATACTCTTGTGGTTAACCCCTTGCATGATTCTTGAAtgtcttttctttaaaatgaaGCTTtccgaaaataaaaataaaaatgaaaataaaaaatttcactcccaataattacataaaatgaTCAAACCTTTTAATTCTTGTGAGCATTGAATGAATTATGTACAGCAAATAGAAACAGCATTCCTTTTCTCTATCACCAGCTAACCATTTCAGATAAATTACAATTCTCAATCTGTATGGCTAAAATCTTAAAAGCATCAATGGCTATTTACAAAATGTACAAAGTTACTAGTTCATCCAGATGGAAAAGAATCTGTTTGATGGTTTTGTTAAACTGCACACCTGCAACCAAAAAACAGAAGATAAAGAGTAAATGACTCTAATAGCGAGGACAAGAGGGAGGGAGGTTGGGGAATAAACAAGTTACAACAACATACAAGATGGCtgccttcttttttaattggcaAGGAGAACGTTCAGAAACCTAAACACTTGTCGTTTGATTTTATATACTACTATAGAGCATAGACTGGGCGTCAAACAATGGATGGATATGTTATACACCATAAATCCATTCTTGTATTTCTAACTACCACATAAAAATTTGATACTGAAAGTAATAAATTGTAAGCCTTGATACTTCAGCAATGAAAAATAGATGAAGTTGATCAACAGCATTCACGGACATCAACACCTTCACAGCTGAATAATCATCAGCAGGGCTTGGCAAATGCCAAAACCAGAGCTTCTAATGTCA
The DNA window shown above is from Populus trichocarpa isolate Nisqually-1 chromosome 4, P.trichocarpa_v4.1, whole genome shotgun sequence and carries:
- the LOC18097792 gene encoding uncharacterized protein LOC18097792; translated protein: MACLNMFNSEQQSSYTSSIDPRISFSNDFVDAQQAIKYESSYREAPVSTDFEFSVKNYSMIPADEIFFKGTMLPLKDNCTNSQLRKMTLRDELLVDDEYNDAFPTPKSSGWWKEKLWLKRGHFTLKKSDRNSAVLDRVVEERPVFVHEGGLTNKRTQEELIEGGISCEDSEI